In Carya illinoinensis cultivar Pawnee chromosome 9, C.illinoinensisPawnee_v1, whole genome shotgun sequence, the following are encoded in one genomic region:
- the LOC122275603 gene encoding rho GDP-dissociation inhibitor 1-like isoform X1: MSLAAEAVSSSKSMGYDEKSNEGEENSEASKTKITGKAATDEGNTVESAELVRKMSESSIYATEDEEDEEGKKIELGPQYTLKEQIEKDKDDESLRRWKEQLLGSVDFNSVGETLEPDVKILSLAIKSTGRPDIILPIPESGKPKGLWFTLKEGSQYSLQFTFQVSNNIVSGLRYTNTVWKAGLKVDSAKEMIGTFSPQAEPYTHEMHEETTPSGMFARGSYSARSKFVDDDDKCYLEINYTFDIRKEWQGA; the protein is encoded by the exons ATGTCTTTAGCCGCCGAAGCGGTTTCAAGTTCCAAAAGCATGGGTTATGACGAGAAAAGCAACGAGGGTGAGGAAAACAGTGAAGCTTCAAAAACAAAGATAACTGGAAAAGCGGCTACAGATGAAGGAAATACTGTCGAATCCGCAGAGCTGGTACGGAAAATGAGTGAGAGTTCTATTTATGCAactgaggatgaggaagatgaGGAAGGAAAGAAGATAGAGTTGGGTCCTCAATACACTCTGAAGGAACAAATCGAAAAGGATAAG GATGACGAGAGCTTGAGGAGATGGAAGGAACAACTTCTTGGGAGTGTAGACTTCAATTCTGTTGGAG AGACTCTAGAGCCAGATGTTAAGATCCTGAGCCTTGCTATTAAGTCGACTGGTAGACCTGATATCATTCTTCCGATTCCCGAGAGTGGGAAACCCAAGGGTTTGTGGTTTACTTTGAAAGAAGGAAGCCAGTACAGCCTGCAGTTCACCTTCCAGGTCAGCAATAACATCGTTTCGGGTCTCAGATACACTAACACTGTGTGGAAAGCTGGTCTGAAGG TGGACAGCGCAAAAGAAATGATTGGAACCTTCAGTCCTCAGGCAGAGCCTTACACACATGAGATGCATGAAGAGACTACACCATCAGGAATGTTTGCCAGAGGGTCGTACTCTGCTAGAAGTAAG TTTGTTGACGATGATGACAAGTGCTACTTGGAGATCAATTACACATTCGATATCCGCAAGGAATGGCAGGGAGCTTAA
- the LOC122275603 gene encoding rho GDP-dissociation inhibitor 1-like isoform X2 produces MSLAAEAVSSSKSMGYDEKSNEGEENSEASKTKITGKAATDEGNTVESAELVRKMSESSIYATEDEEDEEGKKIELGPQYTLKEQIEKDKDDESLRRWKEQLLGSVDFNSVGETLEPDVKILSLAIKSTGRPDIILPIPESGKPKGLWFTLKEGSQYSLQFTFQVSNNIVSGLRYTNTVWKAGLKVDSAKEMIGTFSPQAEPYTHEMHEETTPSGMFARGSYSARIC; encoded by the exons ATGTCTTTAGCCGCCGAAGCGGTTTCAAGTTCCAAAAGCATGGGTTATGACGAGAAAAGCAACGAGGGTGAGGAAAACAGTGAAGCTTCAAAAACAAAGATAACTGGAAAAGCGGCTACAGATGAAGGAAATACTGTCGAATCCGCAGAGCTGGTACGGAAAATGAGTGAGAGTTCTATTTATGCAactgaggatgaggaagatgaGGAAGGAAAGAAGATAGAGTTGGGTCCTCAATACACTCTGAAGGAACAAATCGAAAAGGATAAG GATGACGAGAGCTTGAGGAGATGGAAGGAACAACTTCTTGGGAGTGTAGACTTCAATTCTGTTGGAG AGACTCTAGAGCCAGATGTTAAGATCCTGAGCCTTGCTATTAAGTCGACTGGTAGACCTGATATCATTCTTCCGATTCCCGAGAGTGGGAAACCCAAGGGTTTGTGGTTTACTTTGAAAGAAGGAAGCCAGTACAGCCTGCAGTTCACCTTCCAGGTCAGCAATAACATCGTTTCGGGTCTCAGATACACTAACACTGTGTGGAAAGCTGGTCTGAAGG TGGACAGCGCAAAAGAAATGATTGGAACCTTCAGTCCTCAGGCAGAGCCTTACACACATGAGATGCATGAAGAGACTACACCATCAGGAATGTTTGCCAGAGGGTCGTACTCTGCTAGAA TTTGTTGA
- the LOC122275605 gene encoding uncharacterized protein LOC122275605 has translation MAQFLSLSAPNPTVSSSTRSGLPRTRHTLSTRHENTSRSWSSLQKELHCNGRVSCIFSDSRKEEQARKALDSALGGKRDEFEQWNKEIKRREEVGGASDGGGGGWFGWGRRFGWSNDDHFWQEARAAILTVLGIIVMYLIVAKGEVLLAVIINPLLYALRGPRNALAFITSRILGKTSPDSRVDFVTSKKGDYSQISAKERVLRKWGSQ, from the exons ATGGCGCAGTTTCTGAGCCTTAGCGCACCAAATCCAACCGTCTCATCGTCGACTCGTTCAGGGTTACCTCGTACCCGACACACCTTGTCGACTCGCCACGAGAATACAAGCCGGAGCTGGAGCTCTTTACAAAAGGAACTTCATTGTAACGGCAGAGTTTCTTGCATTTTTTCTGACAGCCGGAAAGAG GAACAAGCTAGGAAAGCATTAGACAGTGCACTTGGTGGAAAGAGAGATGAATTTGAGCAATGGAACAAGGAAATTAAACGGAGAGAGGAGGTGGGTGGAGCTAGTGATGGTGGTGGAGGTGGTTGGTTTGGATGGGGCAGACGATTTGGTTGGTCCAATGATGACCATTTCTGGCAAGAAGCACGAGCAGCAATTCTTACTGTGTTGGGTATCATAGTAATG TATCTTATAGTTGCAAAGGGTGAAGTGCTGCTTGCTGTCATCATCAACCCATTGCTGTATGCTTTACGAGGACCAAGAAATGCACTCGCTTTCATAACATCAAGAATCTTGGGAAAGACATCTCCAGATAGTCGTGTTGATTTTGTTACATCAAAGAAGGGTGACTACAGCCAAATCTCTGctaaagagagagttttgagaaaaTGGGGGAGCCAGTGA
- the LOC122275602 gene encoding uncharacterized protein LOC122275602 — protein sequence MVSDQEIAKGVESVLLQSDRNTVNTVDGVIQQLEAKLGLDLSHKAGFIRDQIDHLIRSHSQPHPQPPPQRQSHHLQPPKDHFALRNHPQYPSTHPQQFPPHFALQPHSHHRPDELTFRQPQPPPPQPRPLPAQVPPQPPPPLVTKPEAFAPNATPETPKQSAPVGAKRRGGPGGLNKVCGVTPELQAIVGEPALPRTEIVKQLWAYIRKNNLQDPSNKRKIICNDALRLVFETDCTDMFKMNKLLAKHIIPLEPTKESGQAKRLKVDVESTTESTEPGSSPVIISEALAKFLGIGGREMLQSEVLRRVWEYIKVNHLEDPLNSMVILCDANLHELLGCESISALGITEMLARHHLFKRS from the exons ATGGTGTCCGACCAAGAAATAGCAAAAGGGGTGGAGTCTGTACTCCTTCAATCCGACCGTAACACTGTTAACACAGTAGATGGCGTCATCCAGCAGCTGGAAGCCAAGCTAGGGCTAGACCTATCCCACAAGGCCGGCTTCATCCGGGACCAGATCGACCACCTCATCCGTTCCCACTCTCAGCCACACCCGCAGCCACCGCCCCAGCGACAGTCCCACCACCTCCAGCCCCCCAAAGACCATTTTGCCCTCCGAAACCACCCTCAGTACCCCTCCACCCACCCCCAACAATTTCCTCCCCATTTTGCCCTCCAGCCCCATTCTCACCACCGCCCAGACGAGCTCACATTCCGGCAGCCCCAACCTCCGCCACCTCAGCCCCGTCCACTGCCTGCACAGGTTCCGCCTCAGCCGCCGCCTCCGCTGGTGACCAAGCCCGAGGCTTTCGCTCCAAATGCCACCCCTGAGACCCCGAAGCAAAG TGCTCCGGTGGGAGCCAAAAGAAGAGGTGGCCCAGGGGGTTTAAACAAAGTTTGTGGGGTCACTCCTGAACTTCAGGCAATCGTTGGTGAGCCAGCATTGCCAAGGACTGAG ATTGTGAAGCAGCTGTGGGCATACATAAGGAAGAATAACCTCCAAGATCCAAGTAACAAACGAAAGATTATTTGTAATGATGCTCTGCGCTTGGTATTTGAGACGGACTGTACTGACATGTTCAAGATGAATAAGCTGCTAGCCAAACATATTATCCCACTTGAACCTACAA AGGAGTCAGGCCAAGCTAAACGATTGAAGGTAGATGTTGAGTCTACAACTGAAAGTACCGAACCGGGTTCATCTCCTGTCATTATATCTGAAGCACTTGCCAAGTTTTTGGGCATTGGAGGAAGGGAGATGCTTCAATCTGAGGTTTTAAGGCGTGTTTGGGAGTACATTAAGGTTAACCATTTGGAG GATCCTTTAAATTCAATGGTGATATTATGTGATGCAAACCTTCATGAGCTCCTCGGATGTGAAAGCATTTCTGCACTTGGGATAACGGAGATGTTAGCACGCCATCATTTATTCAAACGGTCATGA